Below is a genomic region from Dehalobacter sp..
TCCGTTCTCACTGCAGGAATAAAATTAAAATCAATTTTATTACACACAAATTCGATTATTCGTTGCTTGTTTGTAGCATTAGCAAATGCTGGCGTGCCTCGTTTGGGGATATCGATTATGGCATCTGATTTACCCATAGAAACTCGAATAGGCAAGTTGCTATTTAAACGAATGCCAGTTGTGGTTCTAATAGTTTGCAATTCGTCATTTGTCAGCTCAAAAGTTAAATCAATAGATGAATTGCCATTAGGCTTTCGTTCCTGTAAAGAGATAGGAAAGTCCGATTCCCAATTATAGCGTACCCTTAATGAGCGAATGGATATGTGAGAAATTCGTGGATTTTCAGAATAGTATCTCATGATATCCATCGCTAAAGACAAAGCTCGTAAAATATTAGATTTTCCCTCATTGTTTTTTCCAACGAGAACAGTCAAATTACTCATTTGAATTTTATGAGCTGTCGTGATACTACGATAATTTGTAACTGAAAAACATATAAGTCTCATAATCTTTTCCTCTATTTCCCCAAAGTCAATATTTCATGAAATAAATCAACTCAACACCTTATCCAATAGCGCCGCATAACTGTCAACCACGTCATATACAACAGAATCCGTACTGATAGCTTTAAAATGCTCGCGAGCGCAGTGGATTTTTGCTTCCTCGACCATACGCAGCTGCATTGTGGACATGGAGCCTTTTGTCTCGGCAACAAAGTAGATATGCTTCACTTTGCCCTCGTGAAAAGCTATCGCCCAGTCGGGGTTATATTTTCCTACAGGTGTGCTAATAAAAAAGCCATTCGGCAGCTTTACATAGACCGCCACTTCATTGCTGGTATCAACGCTCTCCGCAAAGGTTCTCTCATTTGAGGAATCATATAGGATATGGTCATATAGATGCTTCTTCGTGGCTATTGCGTTCACACCAAGCTGTCCCTTTAATGATGGTTCGGTAAAAATGGTGGTATCATAAACGGCATCCAGCTTATTGTAAGTGATGTGCTGAATGATGGTCGTTGCTTTTTGCTCGTTAATGATCTGTGCTGCCTTAATAATGAATTCCTCCGGATTATTCGCAAACTGGTCAAATACAGCCTTTTCTATTCCACGCAGGATGCTTACAACAGCTTTTCTGGTAAGGCCAGTTTCGGCGACCACTTTACCGACGAGGTCATATTTTACCGCGCTGCTTGCGGAAATTTCAGCTTTGTAAACCTCGTTTTTCTCCTTCACGAAGGCTGACCCCTGTTGCAACTGTTCCCGTGATTGAATATCGGTCATCGACCCGGCTTCTACCTTGAAAAATATTTTAGATACACGCAGTTCCCGGTTCAGTGCCGATATTGCTTTCTGAATCAATTCATCCTGGTCAAAATCCACCACATATACAGACTTGGCGTTAATATTAGCCCATAACTTCTGGAATTCCGGCAAGCCCAGCTTGGATTTGTCAAGCTTCAATTCAACATTGTTTTTCCGTGCGTTCTCAGGCTGCATGGTCCGGCTGTCGTAAATAGAATCGAGAATTGCTATTATGGACTCTTTGCAATCGGCGGCTTCTTCGGCGATTTCAAGACTTCCGTTTTTCTTATCCTCATAATATTTGTCTGTAAGGATACCTTTCTTTACATATCCGCTGGTGATAAGCCCCTCGTAGATACTCTGGGCAAGGTCGATGTCTACAACCTGTTCAGCGCCGTCGGCATCTTTTATTACTTTGCTCTTAAAGAGATCTGCCGTTACCATTCGCGGCCTGTCGGCTACAGCCTCGGCAAGCTCGGTTTGAAGGCCTTTGGCGAAGCTGTCATAACTTTCGTTCGCAATAACGGTAAGAACATTCACGATATGGACATCCTCGCCCAGCAGGTTCATATCCATACGTTCTCCGTATTGATTTACAGAGAGGCGCAAGCCCCGCCCGACTTCCTGACGCTTGCGGATATCGCTGCCGCTCTGCTTGAGGGTGCATATCTGAAACACATTGGGATTGTCCCAGCCCTCACGGAGAGCAGAGTGAGAGAAAATAAATCTCACCGGCTCCCGGAGGTCCAGCAATCGCTCTTTATTTTTCATAATCAAGTCATAAGCGTCCGCATCGTCGGAGGTGCGCTCCTGCCTGTCGCCCAGCTTGCTGTCAATCATACGCTGGCTCTTTTTATCTATGGAAAAATATCCCGCATGGGTTTCCTCAGCCGTTATACCGTCAAGATATTTTAAATACTCATCGCCATCACCGATTTCAAGCTGAAGGTTACTGATCACTTGCTTGTATTCTTCCTCGAACATATCGGCATACAGACCATTAAAGGCTTGCCCGGAAGCATCGTACTGCTTGTACTTTGCAACTTCGTCAATGAAAAAAAGCGACAATACCTTAATGCCTTTATAGAACAACTGCCGTTCCCGCTCGATGTGAGAGAGGATGGTCTCGCGGATTTGGATGCGCCTGAGCTGCTCCTCACTGACTGCCCCGATAACATCACCGGCAAAGAGCTTGATGCCGTTTGTAAACTCGATGGAGCTGTCTCTTCCGTCAATCCGCAACACAGTGTATCCGTTTTTGTATTCTGCAAGCTCACCGGAATAGGGAAACAGGTTATATCCCTCGCCGACGGTACGCCGGGCCTTGCGGACACCGCTTGAACCTTTTACATCAAACTCAATAGTTGCAGTAGGGTTGCCCCTGGATAGGTTGATGCTTTCCAGATATACATATCCTTCGGTTGCCGTGCTGCCCGTAACAGAAATGCCCTTAACTGCAATCTTTTTGACCAGCTTTTTGTTGTAGGCTTCCATTGCGTCCAGGCGGTAAATCATATTATAAACGCTATCCTTCTTGTGTGTTGCAGAATAGCGCAGCGTAAACAGCGGATTGAATTCTTTCAGGCGCTCCTTTGTGGCAGCGCCTTCCACCGACTGAGGCTCATCGATGATCAGTATGGGATTTGTTTTCGCAAGAATATCAATGGGCTTGCGGCTTCTGAACTCATCCAGCTTCATGTAAATGCGGCGGGCATCCTTGCCGCGGGCGTTAAAGGCCTGTGAATTGATAATCATCACATTGATGGCGCTGTCTGAAGCGAAGCGGTCTATCTCCGTCAGCTGTGCGGAATTGTATATAAAATACCGGATTTTCTTTCCGTATTCCTCCGCAAAATGCTCCTCTGTAATCTGAAAAGATTTATATACGCCCTCGCGTATGGCGACGCTGGGAACAACGACAACGAACTTGCTCCAGCCGTAGCGCTTGTTCAGCTCGTACATGGTTTTAATATAGGTATAGGTCTTGCCCACGCCGGTTTCCATTTCCACAGTCAGGTTATACCGACCCTCCAATTGCTTGGAAGGCTCAATCTGATTGCTGCGCTGGATTCTGTTGATGTTTTCGAGGATAACCCCGTCGTTCAATTCCGGCACAAGCCTGGAGTTGCCAAAACCGGTAAAGCGTTCCGCTTCATCGAGCGCTATTTGCTCGTTTTTTACATAACCCCTGTCCATCCTATAGCTGGGCGTGAGGTACGGCTGTCCGGCAAACACGTCACATACCGCCTTTGCCGCATCTGCCTGGAATTTCTGATGCTTGAATTTCAGCTTCATTTGTCCTTGCCTCCTTCGCCCTTTAAGTATTTTGCCATCTCTCTATCAAATTGCGAAATATAGTCCCTGTCCTGTCGAACGCGGAACTGCTCGTAAATATCTTCCGCTTTTTTTACAGCATCCTCATGGGAAATCGTACCTTTGCCTTCAAGGACTTTCCGGCGGTTGTTCTTAAGAAAGTTATCCGTTTCACGCAACCAGTCCGCCATGCTCATCGGCACTTCATCCTCTGCCATTAATTCGGCATAGTCGATAAACATGGTTACAATACGGTTCAGTCGAGAAAGTTCCTTTTCGTTGAGGTAGTTCTTGGCAATAACCACATCCCGTTTGAGAATTTTGCCGTCCGGAGCCGCTTTCCATGTGGTCAGCCCCATTGTCGGATGTTCGAGGCTGACCCGCTCGGCAATCAGCTCGGCAGCGGTCTTTCCGGTTATGGCATAATGGAGCTTGTTCTGCACAAAGGAATAAAACTCTTTTGTCAAGCTGCTGTTTTTGTCATAGTCATAGCTGCATTGCTCGAACACATCGGCAATCTTCTGGTAGGCTCTCCTTTCGCTGGCGCGTATCTCGCGGATGCGCTCCAGCAGCTCGTCAAAGTAATCCTTGCCGAAAGGCTTGCCGTTTTTCAGCAATTCGTCATTCAGGACAAAGCCTTTTTGAATATATTCGTGCAGCGTTTTGGTTGCCCATTGGCGGAAGCGTGTCGCTTTTTTTGAGTTGACGCGGTAACCTACGGCGATAATCGCATCGAGATTATAGAAATCCACAAGCCGGGAAACCTCGCGGCCGCCTTCGATTTGAACTATTTCCTTTTTGGAAACAGTTGCTTCGCGGGTCAATTCTTCCTCGTCGTAGATGTTCTTCAAGTGTTTTGCTATCGCCGGCACTTGTACGTCAAACAGCTCCGCAATGGCTTTTTGCGTCATCCAAAAATTTTCGTCTTCAAAGCGTACCGAAACGGTCACGTTGCCGCTGTCCGTCGTATACAAAATGATTTTATCTTCCTGCTTCATATCAGATCACCCTCACGCTTGTGTTCGGAGCCAATAATTTGAAAATCTCCTCCACATTGATTTTTTCGGGCGAGCTGGCAAAACTGCTGTCGCGGAAAACAGCGCGCAGCGGCTGACGCCTGGCTATTTCCTTCACCACCTCATCGCTGATGTGCTTTTCAAAGCAGGCGATGAGGTCGCCGTCATTGTAGGTATGCACGGTGAAGCTGCCTATTTTCTCCTGCGTGTGAGGCATGGAGAGGGGCAATCCCCAATCCAACAGGCAGGCATAGAGCAGGTCCATATCGGTGCGGTCGTCTTTGATGTTGTCTTCCATCATTGAAAGCAAGTCCTGGGTATATTCGCTTGCCGCATAGTACACATCTTTCATATTCGTATCGTCCAATTTGAGCACGCGGAAGCCGATGTCGAGGTTTTCAATGCCAGCTTTATCTTTATTTTCTTCTTTGATCTTTTCCCCGGCACGCCGGATACGCTCCTTGCCGATTTCACAGATGTTTTTATAGCCAGCCTTGGCTGCCTCGCTGCCTTCGGGGCAGGGTTCGGGCAGCTGCACCATGATGAATTTGCGCTTGCCGCCGTCCTCGGCGTTAAGCTGCATTACCGCATGGGCGGTGGTGGCGGAGCCGGAGAAGAAGTCGAGGATGATACCGTTCTTTGTGTCTATGCGTGATGCAAGATAACGAATCAGCTCTACTGGTTTACTGTAACTGAAGCATGAACCTAATCCAAGAGTTTCAAGTAGTTTCGAGGCTTGCGTACTTGAAAATTCATCTATTATTCCCATTGGGCGTTGCGTTCGAGCAATGATATTACCTTCGTTGTCACAGTTTAAATATTGCTTACTATAAACTGTCCAAACACCGTTGGAGTCTTTCTTAATTTCAATAAATCCATTTTCGATACCCCATTCATATTTTGGCCTCGACCAGCGCCAGCAAGCCCGGCGCCCGATATTATTGTCGGCAGGCATAACAGTTGTTCCATCCGGACATTGTATAGGATAATCAAGCGAGGTTGAATACTGGATAGTTCCCATTCCCAATTTCTGTAAATAGTATTTGCCACGGGTGGAAACAAACTCGTCTTGTAGCTTATATCTATCTTCGTTGCCGACAGGGACACCAATAATATCAACAAACTCGATAGATTTAGCATAGCAAATAATATGTTCATGCTTAATGCGAAACAACTTACTATCAGAACTGCCGCCACCCTCTTTATTTGACCAAATTAAATCTGCTATGAAATTGTGTTCACCATAGACTTCATCACACATCTTTTTTAGCTGTGCCACTTCACCATCGTTAATTGAAATAAATATAACGCCGTTGTTCGCCAACAAATTTCTTGCTAGCACAAGCCTCGGATACATCATACTGCACCAGTCGGAGTGAAAGCGCCCGTTGCTTTCGGTGTTTCGGAACAAACGGTCACCATCCTCGTCATATACACCCGCTTCCTCTTCATATTCGTCTTTGTCCCGCGTGAAGTTATCACGGTAAACAAAATCATTACCCGTATTGTACGGCGGATCTATATAAATCATCTTCACCTTGCCAAGATAGCTCTCCTGCAACAGTTTCAGCACGTCAAGATTATCGCCCTCTATGTAAAGGTTTTCGGTAGTGTCCCAGTTTTTGCTTTCCTCCATGCAGGGGCGCAGAGTTTTGCGGATAGGCCTTCCTGCCTCTGCAATGGCAGCCCTTTTACCCACCCAGGTAAACTCGTAGGCTTCATCCTTGAAAAACTCCTCACCTATGTATGTGCGGAGCAAATCTACATTCACCTTTCCCTCGGCCACCACGCCGGGGAACAGCTCGGCCAGCTTTTTGCGGTTCTCGGCGGTGAGGTCTGGGGTTTCGAATTTTGGTTTATCCATTTAAGAGTGCCTCCTTATTTATAACATTTATTGCGGTTCTTATATGCCGTTCGTATCTTGTCAAACTCATTCGAATTGCTTTTTAATTCTTGGAGCTTCTCTTGCAAGAATTGAAGAGCAAATTCAGAAAACTTGTGAACTTTATTGCTTTTCGAAGTTGTGACTTCTATATGGTACTTCTTAGCCTCTTTCATTTTATAGTACCAAATCAGAGCGTAGAGGTCTTGCGTGGTAATGTTCAATTTCTCCGCTAACACTTTCTGTATGTATGGATAATCTTTATCGGGATCTAACTCGGGGACAGGGACTTCCTCCGCTAAGTCGATATTACCCGTCACCTTTATAACAGGAATACCCTCGGTTTCATTGAAACTGCCTTCTTTTATGAACTTTGCTTTTTTTAGCACCTGCGTGACCAATTTGCGCTCAAAGGCAACGTCCACGCCATACGGAGTTGTAATCTTACCATTGCTGTAATTAACGATACCAAGGTTCGCCGTTTCGCTTTTGCGGATTACCTCAAACAGTTTCAGCAAACCCTCGCGCTCTTTTGCCGCCCTCTCCTCGACGATTCGGTTCATCTCAGCAAACTTTATCTTTTCACTTCGAGCGCGGTATCGATAGAACACGTCACCACTCGTTATCCTTTCGCCGTTATCGGCTTTTTGTGCAATAATCGGCTTCTGCTCGGCTTCCTTAGTGTATATCCAGCCGATTTTCTTTTCGACCACCTTTGTTTCCGTTTCGCCGCCAGAGCCAGTTATAGGTTTTTCTGTCCGAATAATGAACGAGCCGCATTCCCAGTCAATCGCCGGAGCAAACAAAGTGTTGACGGCATCCGTAAATTGCTCCTGATTGAGGTTTTCAAAGTTGTCGTTCTTTAGCCCGACAACCTCGCGCGGATTGTCTTTAACGCCGAATATAATATAGCCTCCCCGATTGTTGGCATATGCCGCCATCGTCTTGGCATACTTCGCCGTGCTGTTCTTATTAAATGCTTCTTTAAACTCTACCGTGTTGCTCTCACGGCTTTTCAGGTTGCCGGAGGCAGTAACAGCGGACAGTATTTTTTTGATCTCATCTTCATGGCTCACTACTTCAACCCCTCCAATTCCTTCCTCAGCCGCTTCAACTCACCGTTGAGCGCAAC
It encodes:
- a CDS encoding site-specific DNA-methyltransferase; translation: MDKPKFETPDLTAENRKKLAELFPGVVAEGKVNVDLLRTYIGEEFFKDEAYEFTWVGKRAAIAEAGRPIRKTLRPCMEESKNWDTTENLYIEGDNLDVLKLLQESYLGKVKMIYIDPPYNTGNDFVYRDNFTRDKDEYEEEAGVYDEDGDRLFRNTESNGRFHSDWCSMMYPRLVLARNLLANNGVIFISINDGEVAQLKKMCDEVYGEHNFIADLIWSNKEGGGSSDSKLFRIKHEHIICYAKSIEFVDIIGVPVGNEDRYKLQDEFVSTRGKYYLQKLGMGTIQYSTSLDYPIQCPDGTTVMPADNNIGRRACWRWSRPKYEWGIENGFIEIKKDSNGVWTVYSKQYLNCDNEGNIIARTQRPMGIIDEFSSTQASKLLETLGLGSCFSYSKPVELIRYLASRIDTKNGIILDFFSGSATTAHAVMQLNAEDGGKRKFIMVQLPEPCPEGSEAAKAGYKNICEIGKERIRRAGEKIKEENKDKAGIENLDIGFRVLKLDDTNMKDVYYAASEYTQDLLSMMEDNIKDDRTDMDLLYACLLDWGLPLSMPHTQEKIGSFTVHTYNDGDLIACFEKHISDEVVKEIARRQPLRAVFRDSSFASSPEKINVEEIFKLLAPNTSVRVI
- a CDS encoding ATP-binding protein, whose protein sequence is MSHEDEIKKILSAVTASGNLKSRESNTVEFKEAFNKNSTAKYAKTMAAYANNRGGYIIFGVKDNPREVVGLKNDNFENLNQEQFTDAVNTLFAPAIDWECGSFIIRTEKPITGSGGETETKVVEKKIGWIYTKEAEQKPIIAQKADNGERITSGDVFYRYRARSEKIKFAEMNRIVEERAAKEREGLLKLFEVIRKSETANLGIVNYSNGKITTPYGVDVAFERKLVTQVLKKAKFIKEGSFNETEGIPVIKVTGNIDLAEEVPVPELDPDKDYPYIQKVLAEKLNITTQDLYALIWYYKMKEAKKYHIEVTTSKSNKVHKFSEFALQFLQEKLQELKSNSNEFDKIRTAYKNRNKCYK
- a CDS encoding virulence RhuM family protein codes for the protein MKQEDKIILYTTDSGNVTVSVRFEDENFWMTQKAIAELFDVQVPAIAKHLKNIYDEEELTREATVSKKEIVQIEGGREVSRLVDFYNLDAIIAVGYRVNSKKATRFRQWATKTLHEYIQKGFVLNDELLKNGKPFGKDYFDELLERIREIRASERRAYQKIADVFEQCSYDYDKNSSLTKEFYSFVQNKLHYAITGKTAAELIAERVSLEHPTMGLTTWKAAPDGKILKRDVVIAKNYLNEKELSRLNRIVTMFIDYAELMAEDEVPMSMADWLRETDNFLKNNRRKVLEGKGTISHEDAVKKAEDIYEQFRVRQDRDYISQFDREMAKYLKGEGGKDK
- a CDS encoding DEAD/DEAH box helicase family protein — translated: MKLKFKHQKFQADAAKAVCDVFAGQPYLTPSYRMDRGYVKNEQIALDEAERFTGFGNSRLVPELNDGVILENINRIQRSNQIEPSKQLEGRYNLTVEMETGVGKTYTYIKTMYELNKRYGWSKFVVVVPSVAIREGVYKSFQITEEHFAEEYGKKIRYFIYNSAQLTEIDRFASDSAINVMIINSQAFNARGKDARRIYMKLDEFRSRKPIDILAKTNPILIIDEPQSVEGAATKERLKEFNPLFTLRYSATHKKDSVYNMIYRLDAMEAYNKKLVKKIAVKGISVTGSTATEGYVYLESINLSRGNPTATIEFDVKGSSGVRKARRTVGEGYNLFPYSGELAEYKNGYTVLRIDGRDSSIEFTNGIKLFAGDVIGAVSEEQLRRIQIRETILSHIERERQLFYKGIKVLSLFFIDEVAKYKQYDASGQAFNGLYADMFEEEYKQVISNLQLEIGDGDEYLKYLDGITAEETHAGYFSIDKKSQRMIDSKLGDRQERTSDDADAYDLIMKNKERLLDLREPVRFIFSHSALREGWDNPNVFQICTLKQSGSDIRKRQEVGRGLRLSVNQYGERMDMNLLGEDVHIVNVLTVIANESYDSFAKGLQTELAEAVADRPRMVTADLFKSKVIKDADGAEQVVDIDLAQSIYEGLITSGYVKKGILTDKYYEDKKNGSLEIAEEAADCKESIIAILDSIYDSRTMQPENARKNNVELKLDKSKLGLPEFQKLWANINAKSVYVVDFDQDELIQKAISALNRELRVSKIFFKVEAGSMTDIQSREQLQQGSAFVKEKNEVYKAEISASSAVKYDLVGKVVAETGLTRKAVVSILRGIEKAVFDQFANNPEEFIIKAAQIINEQKATTIIQHITYNKLDAVYDTTIFTEPSLKGQLGVNAIATKKHLYDHILYDSSNERTFAESVDTSNEVAVYVKLPNGFFISTPVGKYNPDWAIAFHEGKVKHIYFVAETKGSMSTMQLRMVEEAKIHCAREHFKAISTDSVVYDVVDSYAALLDKVLS